One window from the genome of Penaeus monodon isolate SGIC_2016 chromosome 4, NSTDA_Pmon_1, whole genome shotgun sequence encodes:
- the LOC119572566 gene encoding uncharacterized protein LOC119572566 encodes MQGLEVTKVGSTVQTDGDYSKEAKKRVQAGWNGRRKVSGVICDKKILARMKGKIYKTVVRPAILYGLETVPLTKRQGAELETAELKILRFSLGVTRKDRLKNNYLRGTAKFGRLKGKVREAMFCEVTCSGMAEEC; translated from the coding sequence ATGCAAGGACTAGAAGTGACAAAGGTAGGCTCAACTGTCCAGACTGATGGGGATTACAGCAAAGAAGCGAAGAAGAGGGTGCAGGCAGGGTGGAACGGTAGGAGAAAAGTGTCAGGAGTGATCTGTGACAAAAAGATATTGgccagaatgaaaggaaaaatttataaGACAGTGGTGAGGCCGGCAATTTTATATGGACTGGAAACGGTACCACTGACGAAAAGGCAGGGAGCAGAGCTAGAGACTGCTGAGCTCAAGATATTGAGATTTTCTCTGGGAGTGACGAGAAAAGATAGGCTTAAAAACAACTACTTAAGGGGGACAGCTAAATTTGGACGCTTAAAAGGAAAAGTAAGAGAGGCCATGTTCTGCGAAGTGACGTGTAGTGGAATGGCAGAAGAATGTTGA